The following proteins are co-located in the Streptomyces sp. NBC_00435 genome:
- the ureA gene encoding urease subunit gamma produces the protein MRLTPTERDRLLLRSAAELARARRARGLKLNVPEATALIADTVCEAARDGKRLAEAIEEARCVLGPDDVLAGVSDVVTEVHVEAVFDDGSRLAVVSSPIRGAVGLGEDAPGAVVPGPGAPQPEPTVHLHVRNTAPVPVSVTSHFHFFESNPRLDFDRAAAYGMRLCVPAGSSVRFDPHGEGEVGLVPIGGDRIAIGFAGLVDGPLDAPGAKSLALERAAACGYLGAARDGGAPASPTAQAPPFTPAGPAVQAGAEDRPEGTTA, from the coding sequence GTGCGGCTGACCCCTACGGAGCGCGACCGGCTGCTGCTCCGCAGCGCTGCGGAACTGGCCAGGGCCCGGCGGGCCCGCGGACTCAAGCTCAACGTCCCGGAGGCCACCGCGCTCATCGCGGACACGGTCTGCGAGGCCGCGCGCGACGGCAAGCGGCTGGCGGAGGCCATCGAGGAGGCCCGCTGCGTGCTGGGTCCCGACGACGTCCTGGCGGGCGTCAGCGACGTGGTCACCGAGGTGCACGTGGAGGCCGTCTTCGACGACGGATCCCGCCTCGCGGTGGTCTCGTCCCCGATCCGGGGAGCCGTCGGCCTGGGCGAGGACGCCCCGGGCGCGGTCGTGCCCGGACCCGGCGCCCCCCAGCCGGAGCCCACCGTGCACCTGCACGTGCGCAACACCGCCCCCGTGCCGGTCAGCGTCACCTCTCACTTCCACTTCTTCGAGTCGAACCCGCGCCTCGACTTCGACCGCGCCGCGGCGTACGGCATGCGGCTGTGTGTCCCGGCGGGCTCGTCCGTACGGTTCGACCCGCACGGCGAGGGTGAGGTCGGCCTGGTCCCCATCGGCGGGGACCGCATCGCGATCGGCTTCGCGGGCCTCGTGGACGGACCGCTGGACGCCCCGGGCGCCAAGTCCCTCGCGCTGGAGCGGGCGGCGGCCTGCGGCTACCTGGGCGCCGCCCGGGACGGCGGGGCTCCGGCCTCCCCGACTGCCCAGGCTCCCCCGTTCACCCCCGCGGGCCCGGCCGTCCAGGCCGGTGCCGAGGACCGCCCGGAAGGGACGACCGCATGA
- a CDS encoding urease subunit alpha: MSRQTPHTDHSAHCAPGSRHIDPHEYASVFGPRAGDRVRLGDSGLTVRVESDSQQPGDEFLAGFGKTARDGLHLKAAAVRDTCDVVISNVLVIDAVLGIRKTSIGIREGRIHAIGRAGNPDTLDGVEVVVGTGTSIVSGEGMIATAGAVDTHVHLLSPRIMEASLAAGVTTIIGQEFGPVWGVGVNSPWALKHAFNAFDAWPVNIGFLARGSSSDPAPLIEALAEGGACGFKVHEDMGAHTRALDTALRVAEEHDVQVALHSDGLNECLSVEDTLRVLDGRTIHAFHIEGCGGGHVPNVLKMAGVPNVIGSSTNPTLPFGRDAVAEHYGMIVSVHDLKPDLPGDAAMARDRIRAGTMGAEDVLHDLGAIGITSSDAQGMGRAGETIRRTFAMAAKMKAELGPLDGDGEGDDNARVLRYMAKLTINPAIAHGLAHEIGSIEVGKLADIVLWRPQFFGAKPQLVLKSGFPAYGVTGDPNAATDTCEPLVLGPQFGSYGATPADISVAFVSAAAAALGSDEMPTRRRRVAVRGTRGIGPGNLLLNSRVGAVDVDARSGLVSLDGEPLRSEAADSVSLNRLYFL; this comes from the coding sequence ATGAGCCGGCAGACCCCCCACACCGACCACAGCGCGCACTGCGCCCCCGGCAGCCGGCACATCGACCCGCACGAGTACGCCTCCGTCTTCGGCCCCCGCGCCGGGGACCGGGTCCGCCTCGGGGACTCCGGGCTCACGGTCCGGGTGGAGTCCGATTCGCAGCAGCCCGGGGACGAGTTCCTGGCCGGGTTCGGCAAGACGGCCCGCGACGGACTGCACCTGAAGGCCGCCGCCGTCCGTGACACCTGCGACGTGGTGATCAGCAACGTGCTGGTCATCGACGCCGTCCTGGGCATCCGCAAGACCAGCATCGGTATCCGCGAGGGCCGTATCCACGCGATCGGCCGGGCCGGCAACCCCGACACCCTCGACGGGGTCGAGGTGGTCGTCGGCACGGGCACGAGCATCGTCTCCGGCGAGGGCATGATCGCCACCGCCGGCGCCGTCGACACCCACGTGCACCTGCTGTCCCCGCGGATCATGGAGGCCTCGCTCGCCGCGGGCGTCACCACGATCATCGGCCAGGAGTTCGGCCCCGTCTGGGGTGTGGGCGTCAACTCCCCGTGGGCGCTGAAACACGCCTTCAACGCCTTCGACGCCTGGCCCGTCAACATCGGCTTCCTGGCCCGCGGCTCCTCCTCGGACCCGGCCCCGCTCATCGAGGCCCTCGCCGAGGGAGGCGCCTGCGGCTTCAAGGTCCACGAGGACATGGGCGCGCACACCCGCGCCCTGGACACCGCCCTGCGCGTGGCCGAGGAACACGACGTGCAAGTCGCCCTGCACAGTGACGGGTTGAACGAGTGCCTGTCGGTCGAGGACACCCTGCGGGTCCTGGACGGCCGCACCATCCACGCCTTCCACATCGAGGGCTGCGGCGGCGGCCACGTCCCCAACGTCCTGAAGATGGCCGGAGTACCGAACGTCATCGGCTCCTCCACCAACCCCACCCTGCCCTTCGGCCGCGACGCGGTCGCCGAGCACTACGGCATGATCGTCTCCGTCCACGACCTCAAGCCGGACCTGCCCGGCGACGCGGCCATGGCCCGCGACCGCATCCGAGCCGGCACCATGGGCGCCGAGGACGTGCTGCACGACCTCGGCGCGATCGGCATCACCTCCTCCGACGCCCAGGGCATGGGCCGCGCCGGCGAGACCATCCGCCGCACCTTCGCCATGGCCGCCAAGATGAAGGCCGAGCTCGGCCCCCTGGACGGCGACGGCGAGGGCGACGACAACGCCCGCGTGCTGCGCTACATGGCCAAGCTGACCATCAACCCGGCCATCGCCCACGGCCTCGCCCACGAGATCGGCTCCATCGAAGTCGGCAAACTCGCCGACATCGTGCTGTGGCGCCCACAGTTCTTCGGCGCCAAACCACAGCTCGTCCTGAAGTCGGGCTTCCCCGCCTACGGGGTCACCGGCGACCCCAACGCCGCCACCGACACCTGCGAACCACTGGTCCTCGGACCACAGTTCGGCTCCTACGGAGCCACCCCGGCCGACATCTCCGTCGCCTTCGTCTCGGCCGCCGCGGCGGCACTGGGCAGCGACGAGATGCCGACACGCAGGCGCCGGGTAGCCGTCCGCGGCACCCGGGGCATCGGGCCCGGGAACCTCCTGCTCAACTCCCGGGTGGGCGCGGTCGATGTGGACGCGCGCAGCGGCCTCGTCTCCCTCGACGGGGAACCGCTGCGCTCCGAAGCCGCCGACTCGGTCTCCCTCAACCGCCTGTACTTCCTGTAA
- a CDS encoding agmatine deiminase family protein, with the protein MTAKPVNDGFRMPAEWTPHERTWMAWPSPNPTFTNEQELAEAREAWGAVARAVRTYEPVTLVVSPGDAESARAVVGEDVELVERELDDAWMRDIGPTFVTNDAGELAAVDWTFNGWGAQEWARWDHDSKIARAVSDLAGTRTYSTPLVNEGGAIHVDGEGTVLLTDTVQLGKGRNPDWTREQVEAEIHAHLGTTKAIWLPYGLAGDYGTYGTQGHVDIVAAFARPGVVMVHSQPDPAHPDHERGKTIAAILRASTDARGRQLEVVEIPAPTVLEEDGEWVDYSYINHYLCNGGVVLCAFDDPRDEEAAEIFRGLFPERTVTLVDARTIFAGGGGIHCITQQQPKV; encoded by the coding sequence ATGACTGCGAAGCCCGTGAACGACGGATTCCGGATGCCTGCCGAGTGGACGCCCCACGAGCGCACCTGGATGGCCTGGCCCAGCCCGAACCCCACCTTCACCAACGAGCAGGAGCTCGCCGAGGCCCGCGAGGCCTGGGGCGCCGTGGCCCGCGCCGTGCGCACGTACGAGCCCGTGACCCTCGTCGTGTCGCCCGGAGACGCCGAGAGCGCCCGCGCGGTCGTGGGCGAGGACGTCGAGCTGGTCGAGCGCGAGCTCGACGACGCCTGGATGCGCGACATCGGCCCGACCTTCGTCACCAACGACGCCGGCGAGCTGGCCGCCGTCGACTGGACCTTCAACGGCTGGGGCGCCCAGGAGTGGGCCCGCTGGGACCACGACTCGAAGATCGCCCGCGCCGTCTCGGACCTCGCCGGGACCCGTACGTACAGCACCCCGCTGGTCAACGAGGGTGGCGCCATCCACGTCGACGGAGAGGGCACCGTACTCCTCACCGACACCGTGCAGCTGGGCAAGGGCCGCAACCCCGACTGGACCCGCGAGCAGGTCGAGGCCGAGATCCACGCCCACCTGGGCACCACGAAGGCCATCTGGCTCCCGTACGGCCTGGCCGGCGACTACGGAACCTACGGCACCCAGGGCCACGTCGACATCGTCGCGGCCTTCGCCCGCCCCGGCGTGGTCATGGTCCACAGCCAGCCCGACCCGGCCCACCCGGACCACGAGCGCGGCAAGACCATCGCCGCCATCCTGCGCGCGTCCACCGACGCGCGGGGCCGGCAGCTGGAGGTCGTGGAGATCCCGGCGCCGACCGTGCTGGAAGAGGACGGGGAGTGGGTCGACTACTCCTACATCAACCACTACCTGTGCAACGGCGGCGTGGTCCTGTGCGCCTTCGACGACCCGCGCGACGAGGAGGCGGCCGAGATCTTCCGGGGTCTCTTCCCCGAGCGGACCGTGACGCTCGTCGACGCACGTACGATTTTCGCCGGGGGTGGCGGTATCCACTGCATCACCCAGCAGCAGCCGAAGGTCTGA
- a CDS encoding TetR/AcrR family transcriptional regulator has translation MVAGEVRAARKNAPPREDVLVAAMATIAERGLDGLTMAGLGRQVGMSSGHLLYYFGTKDELLLRTLEWSEAALGTRRRALLSRRGPARERLGAYVDLYVPEGARDPHWTLWLEVWNRSQNAGPGERDRQGAIEGAWHRDLVALLAEGISRGEFRAVDPDRFAARLRALLDGFSIQVAVGLPGIGRGDILAHVSEFLDEALVS, from the coding sequence ATGGTGGCGGGTGAGGTACGTGCCGCGCGCAAGAACGCGCCGCCGCGCGAGGACGTACTGGTCGCCGCCATGGCCACCATCGCCGAACGTGGCCTCGACGGCCTGACCATGGCCGGCCTGGGCCGCCAGGTCGGCATGAGCAGCGGCCACCTCCTCTACTACTTCGGCACCAAGGACGAGCTCCTGCTGCGGACCCTGGAATGGAGCGAGGCGGCACTGGGCACCCGGCGCCGGGCCCTGCTGTCCCGCCGCGGCCCGGCGCGCGAGCGCCTGGGGGCGTACGTGGACCTGTACGTGCCCGAGGGCGCCCGGGACCCGCACTGGACGCTGTGGCTCGAGGTCTGGAACCGCTCGCAGAACGCCGGACCGGGGGAGCGGGACCGCCAGGGGGCCATCGAAGGCGCCTGGCACCGCGACCTGGTGGCCCTGCTCGCCGAAGGCATCTCGCGCGGAGAGTTCCGCGCGGTCGACCCGGACCGCTTCGCGGCCCGGCTGCGCGCCCTGCTCGACGGGTTCAGCATCCAGGTCGCCGTCGGCCTGCCCGGGATAGGACGGGGCGACATCCTGGCCCACGTCTCGGAATTCCTCGACGAGGCGCTCGTATCGTGA
- the cimA gene encoding citramalate synthase produces the protein MTTTEATDPTAPAPGPDDGFHVFDTTLRDGAQREGINLTVADKLTIARHLDDFGVGFIEGGWPGANPRDTEFFSRARAEIDFKHAQLVAFGATRRAGGSAATDPQVRALLESGAPVITLVAKSHDRHVELALRTTLDENLEMVRDTVAHLVAQGRRVFVDCEHFFDGYRANAEYAKSVVRTAHEAGADVVVLCDTNGGMLPAQITATVATVLADTGARLGIHAQDDTGCAVANTLAAVDAGATHVQCTANGYGERVGNANLFPVVAALEIKYGRTVLPAGALAEMTRISHAIAEVVNLTPSTHQPYVGVSAFAHKAGLHASAIKVDPDLYQHIDPERVGNTMRMLVSDMAGRASIELKGKELGVDLGGDRALVSRVVERVKERELQGYTYEAADASFELLLRAEAEGRARKYFRTESWRAIVEDRPDGTHANEATVKLWAKGERIVATAEGNGPVNALDRALRVALERFYPQLAKFELIDYKVRILEGKHGTESTTRVLVTTTDGTREWNTVGVAPNVIAASWQALEDAFTFGLLHAGVEPAE, from the coding sequence ATGACGACGACAGAGGCGACCGATCCGACTGCGCCGGCTCCGGGCCCCGACGACGGCTTCCACGTTTTCGACACGACCCTGCGCGACGGCGCCCAGCGCGAGGGCATCAACCTCACGGTCGCGGACAAGCTGACGATCGCCCGGCACCTGGACGACTTCGGGGTGGGGTTCATCGAGGGCGGCTGGCCCGGCGCCAACCCCCGCGACACGGAGTTCTTCTCCCGGGCCCGCGCGGAGATCGACTTCAAGCACGCCCAGCTCGTGGCCTTCGGCGCGACCCGCAGGGCCGGCGGCTCGGCCGCCACCGACCCGCAGGTCCGCGCGCTGCTGGAATCCGGCGCCCCGGTGATCACGCTCGTCGCCAAGTCCCACGACCGGCACGTCGAGCTCGCGCTGCGCACCACCCTCGACGAGAACCTGGAGATGGTCCGCGACACCGTCGCCCACCTGGTCGCCCAGGGCCGTCGGGTCTTCGTCGACTGCGAGCACTTCTTCGACGGCTACCGCGCCAACGCCGAGTACGCGAAGTCCGTCGTGCGCACCGCCCACGAGGCCGGCGCCGACGTCGTCGTCCTGTGCGACACCAACGGCGGCATGCTCCCCGCCCAGATCACCGCGACCGTGGCGACCGTACTCGCCGACACCGGCGCCCGGCTGGGCATCCACGCCCAGGACGACACCGGCTGCGCCGTCGCCAACACCCTGGCCGCCGTGGACGCGGGCGCCACCCACGTCCAGTGCACCGCGAACGGCTACGGCGAGCGGGTCGGCAACGCCAACCTCTTCCCGGTCGTCGCCGCGCTGGAGATCAAGTACGGCCGTACGGTCCTGCCGGCGGGCGCGCTCGCCGAGATGACCCGGATCTCGCACGCCATCGCGGAGGTCGTGAACCTCACCCCCTCCACGCACCAGCCCTACGTCGGCGTCTCCGCCTTCGCGCACAAGGCGGGTCTGCACGCCTCGGCCATCAAGGTCGACCCGGACCTCTACCAGCACATCGACCCCGAGCGGGTCGGCAACACCATGCGGATGCTGGTCTCCGACATGGCCGGCCGGGCCTCCATCGAGCTCAAGGGCAAGGAGCTCGGCGTCGACCTCGGCGGGGACCGCGCGCTGGTCTCGCGGGTGGTGGAGCGGGTCAAGGAACGCGAGCTCCAGGGCTACACGTACGAGGCCGCCGACGCCTCCTTCGAGCTGCTGCTGCGGGCCGAGGCGGAGGGCCGGGCCCGCAAATACTTCCGTACCGAGTCCTGGCGGGCCATCGTCGAGGACCGCCCCGACGGCACGCACGCCAACGAGGCCACGGTGAAGCTGTGGGCCAAGGGTGAGCGGATCGTCGCGACGGCGGAGGGCAACGGCCCGGTCAACGCCCTGGACCGCGCGCTGCGGGTGGCGCTGGAGCGGTTCTACCCCCAGCTGGCGAAGTTCGAGCTGATCGACTACAAGGTCCGCATCCTGGAGGGCAAGCACGGTACGGAGTCCACGACCCGGGTGCTGGTCACCACGACGGACGGCACCCGCGAGTGGAACACGGTCGGCGTCGCCCCGAATGTGATCGCGGCGTCCTGGCAGGCCCTGGAGGACGCCTTCACCTTCGGGCTCCTGCACGCGGGAGTCGAGCCGGCGGAGTAG
- a CDS encoding YceI family protein: protein MGLFNRRSQDTSASTAVATLEVDPALAALTGDYVIDAAHSSIGFTVRHAMVTNVRGSFAEHEGTLHLDGGDPSRSTASIDVKIASVDTGIGDRDGHLRSGDFFDAETFPLMTFRSTSAEQLGGDKYRISGELTIKDVTRPLSIDLEFGGSATDPYGNERVGFEGSAEILRSDWGLTWNAALETGGVMVSDKVKLTFDISAIKQA, encoded by the coding sequence ATGGGTCTGTTCAACCGCCGCAGCCAGGACACGTCCGCCAGCACCGCCGTCGCCACGCTCGAAGTGGACCCGGCCCTCGCGGCGCTCACCGGTGACTACGTCATCGACGCCGCCCACAGCAGCATCGGCTTCACCGTCCGCCACGCGATGGTCACCAACGTCCGCGGCTCCTTCGCCGAGCACGAGGGCACCCTGCACCTCGACGGCGGCGACCCGTCCCGTTCCACCGCCTCCATCGACGTGAAGATCGCCTCCGTCGACACCGGCATCGGCGACCGCGACGGTCACCTGCGCTCGGGTGACTTCTTCGACGCCGAGACCTTCCCGCTGATGACCTTCCGCTCCACCTCGGCGGAGCAGCTCGGCGGCGACAAGTACCGGATCTCCGGCGAGCTGACCATCAAGGACGTCACCCGCCCGCTCTCCATCGACCTGGAGTTCGGCGGCTCGGCCACCGACCCCTACGGCAACGAGCGCGTCGGCTTCGAGGGCTCCGCCGAGATCCTGCGCTCCGACTGGGGTCTGACCTGGAACGCCGCCCTCGAGACCGGTGGCGTGATGGTCAGCGACAAGGTGAAGCTGACCTTCGACATCTCCGCCATCAAGCAGGCCTGA
- a CDS encoding acyl-CoA carboxylase subunit beta, whose product MTVVDQIPSEPTDARGRVAELHDLREQARRGPSDRATEAQHAKGKLTARERIALLLDEGSFKEVEQLRRHRATGFGLEAKKPYTDGVITGWGTVEGRTVFVYAHDFRIFGGALGEAHATKIHKIMDMAIAAGAPLVSLNDGAGARIQEGVSALAGYGGIFQRNTRASGVIPQISVMLGPCAGGAAYSPALTDFVFMVRETSQMFITGPDVVRAVTGEEITQNGLGGADVHAETSGVAHFAYDDEETCISEVRYLITMLPSNNRENPPVHHSEDPADRRSEVLLDLVPADGNRPYDMLKVIEELVDEGDVLEIHERWARNIICALARMDGQVVGIVANQPGHLAGVLDIHASEKAARFVQLCDAFNIPIITLLDVPGFLPGVDQEHGGIIRHGAKLLYAYCNATVPRISLILRKAYGGAYIVMDSQSIGADLTYAWPTNEIAVMGAEGAANVIFRKQIADAEDPEAMRARMVKEYKAELMHPYYAAERGLVDDVIDPAETREVLVSALSMLRNKHADLPSRKHGNPPQ is encoded by the coding sequence ATGACCGTTGTGGACCAGATTCCGAGCGAGCCGACGGACGCCCGAGGGCGCGTGGCCGAGCTGCACGACCTGCGTGAGCAGGCGCGGCGCGGACCGAGTGACCGGGCGACCGAAGCGCAGCACGCCAAGGGCAAGCTCACCGCCCGTGAGCGGATCGCGCTGCTGCTCGACGAAGGTTCCTTCAAGGAGGTCGAGCAGCTGCGTCGTCACCGTGCGACGGGGTTCGGCCTGGAGGCCAAGAAGCCCTACACCGATGGTGTGATCACCGGTTGGGGCACGGTCGAGGGCCGCACGGTCTTCGTCTACGCGCACGACTTCCGGATCTTCGGCGGCGCGCTGGGCGAGGCCCATGCCACGAAGATCCACAAGATCATGGACATGGCCATCGCGGCCGGTGCCCCGCTGGTCTCCCTCAACGACGGCGCCGGCGCCCGTATCCAGGAGGGTGTCTCCGCCCTCGCCGGTTACGGCGGTATCTTCCAGCGCAACACCAGGGCCTCCGGTGTCATCCCGCAGATCAGCGTGATGCTCGGCCCCTGCGCCGGCGGCGCCGCCTACAGCCCCGCCCTCACCGACTTCGTGTTCATGGTCCGTGAGACCTCACAGATGTTCATCACCGGCCCGGACGTGGTCCGCGCGGTGACCGGTGAGGAGATCACCCAGAACGGCCTGGGCGGCGCGGACGTCCACGCCGAAACCTCCGGCGTCGCGCACTTCGCCTACGACGACGAGGAAACCTGCATCTCCGAGGTCCGCTACCTCATCACGATGCTCCCCTCCAACAACCGTGAGAACCCCCCGGTCCACCACAGCGAGGACCCCGCCGACCGCCGCTCGGAGGTCCTGCTCGACCTGGTACCCGCCGACGGCAACCGCCCCTACGACATGCTCAAGGTCATCGAGGAACTCGTCGACGAGGGCGACGTCCTGGAGATCCACGAGCGCTGGGCCCGCAACATCATCTGCGCTCTCGCCCGGATGGACGGCCAGGTCGTCGGTATCGTCGCCAACCAGCCCGGCCACCTCGCCGGAGTCCTGGACATCCACGCCTCCGAGAAAGCGGCCCGGTTCGTCCAGCTCTGCGACGCCTTCAACATCCCGATCATCACCCTCCTGGACGTCCCCGGGTTCCTGCCCGGCGTCGACCAGGAACACGGCGGCATCATCCGCCACGGCGCCAAACTGCTCTACGCGTACTGCAACGCGACGGTCCCGCGGATCTCGCTGATCCTGCGCAAGGCCTACGGCGGCGCCTACATCGTCATGGACTCCCAGTCCATCGGCGCCGACCTCACCTACGCCTGGCCCACCAACGAGATCGCCGTGATGGGCGCCGAAGGCGCGGCCAACGTCATCTTCCGCAAGCAGATCGCGGACGCCGAGGACCCCGAAGCCATGCGCGCACGCATGGTCAAGGAATACAAGGCCGAACTGATGCACCCGTACTACGCGGCCGAACGCGGCCTCGTCGACGACGTCATCGACCCCGCCGAGACCCGCGAGGTCCTCGTCTCCGCCCTCTCCATGCTCCGCAACAAGCACGCCGACCTGCCCTCGCGCAAGCACGGCAACCCGCCCCAGTAG
- a CDS encoding acyl-CoA carboxylase subunit epsilon — protein sequence MSNATGTLLKVEKGHAEPEELAAITAILLARAAATPEEASAGAAARTQAGWRRLERTPGFRAPHSWQG from the coding sequence ATGAGCAACGCCACCGGCACCCTGCTGAAGGTCGAGAAGGGCCACGCCGAGCCCGAGGAGCTGGCCGCGATCACCGCGATCCTGCTCGCCCGTGCCGCCGCCACCCCCGAGGAGGCCTCGGCCGGCGCCGCCGCCCGCACCCAGGCCGGCTGGCGCCGCCTGGAGCGCACCCCCGGCTTCCGCGCGCCGCACAGCTGGCAGGGCTAG
- a CDS encoding GTP-binding protein: protein MDFASSNGGAAPRSTTSAKIVVAGGFGVGKTTFVGAVSEINPLRTEAVMTSASAGIDDLTHTGDKTTTTVAMDFGRITLDQDLILYLFGTPGQDRFWFMWDDLVRGAIGAVVLVDTRRLADCFPAVDYFENSGLPFVIALNGFDGHQPYTPEEVREALQIGPDAPIITTDARHRADAKSALITLVEHALMARLR, encoded by the coding sequence GTGGACTTCGCAAGCTCTAACGGCGGAGCGGCTCCTCGCTCCACCACCTCCGCGAAGATCGTGGTGGCGGGTGGCTTCGGCGTGGGCAAGACCACGTTCGTCGGCGCCGTCTCCGAGATCAACCCGCTGCGCACCGAAGCCGTCATGACGAGCGCCTCCGCCGGCATCGACGACCTGACCCACACCGGCGACAAGACGACCACCACGGTCGCCATGGACTTCGGCCGCATCACCCTGGACCAGGACCTGATCCTGTACCTCTTCGGTACCCCCGGTCAGGACCGCTTCTGGTTCATGTGGGACGACCTGGTCCGCGGCGCGATCGGGGCCGTCGTCCTCGTCGACACGCGGCGTCTCGCCGACTGCTTCCCGGCCGTCGACTACTTCGAGAACAGCGGCCTGCCCTTCGTCATCGCCCTCAACGGCTTCGACGGGCACCAGCCCTACACCCCGGAGGAAGTCCGCGAGGCCCTGCAGATCGGCCCGGACGCCCCCATCATCACCACCGACGCCCGCCACCGCGCGGACGCCAAGAGCGCGCTCATCACGCTCGTCGAGCACGCCCTCATGGCACGCCTGCGCTAG
- a CDS encoding DUF742 domain-containing protein, which translates to MTTPGGHPYGGAQQPQGGHDQNRFNFPSTPSNRPSPEHDPAGQPYQRQPYQQPQSPYSRPQQPGQPYRSPQQHPRSSRPHAPQAHNPLVRPYAMTGGRTRPRYQLAIEALVSTTADPARLQGQLPEHQRICLLCQEIKSVAEISALLSIPLGVARILVADLAEAGLVAIHQPGGDESAGGQPDVTLLERVLSGLRKL; encoded by the coding sequence GTGACAACACCCGGAGGACATCCTTATGGCGGCGCGCAGCAGCCGCAGGGTGGGCACGACCAGAACCGCTTCAACTTCCCTTCCACTCCCAGCAACCGGCCCTCACCCGAGCACGACCCGGCGGGGCAGCCCTACCAGCGGCAGCCCTACCAGCAGCCGCAGTCGCCGTACAGCCGGCCGCAGCAGCCGGGGCAGCCCTACCGGTCCCCGCAGCAGCACCCGCGCTCCTCGCGCCCGCACGCTCCGCAGGCGCACAACCCGCTGGTGCGTCCGTACGCGATGACCGGCGGCCGGACCCGGCCGCGCTACCAGCTCGCCATCGAGGCCCTGGTCAGCACCACGGCCGATCCCGCGCGTCTGCAAGGGCAGCTGCCCGAGCACCAGCGCATCTGCCTCCTGTGCCAGGAGATCAAATCCGTCGCGGAGATCTCGGCACTCCTCTCCATTCCTCTTGGCGTCGCCCGGATCCTCGTCGCCGACCTGGCGGAGGCCGGCCTCGTAGCCATCCACCAGCCCGGCGGCGACGAGTCCGCCGGTGGCCAGCCAGATGTGACACTGCTCGAAAGGGTGCTCAGTGGACTTCGCAAGCTCTAA
- a CDS encoding roadblock/LC7 domain-containing protein, protein MSQAAQNLNWLITNFVDNTPGVSHTVVVSADGLLLAMSDGFPRDRADQLAAVASGLTSLTAGASRIFEGGAVNQTVVEMDRGFLFLMSVSDGSSLAVLAHPECDIGLVGYEMALLVDRAGTVLTPDLRAELQGSLLN, encoded by the coding sequence ATGAGCCAGGCGGCGCAGAACCTGAACTGGTTGATCACCAACTTCGTGGACAACACCCCCGGGGTGTCCCACACGGTGGTGGTGTCTGCCGACGGCCTCCTTCTGGCCATGTCGGACGGATTCCCGCGCGACCGCGCCGACCAGCTGGCGGCCGTGGCCTCCGGGCTGACGTCGCTGACCGCTGGGGCCTCCCGCATCTTCGAGGGCGGCGCCGTCAACCAGACCGTGGTCGAGATGGACCGCGGCTTCCTCTTCCTCATGTCCGTCTCCGACGGATCCTCTCTCGCGGTGCTCGCGCACCCCGAGTGCGACATCGGCCTCGTGGGCTACGAGATGGCCCTCCTGGTGGATCGCGCGGGTACCGTCCTCACTCCGGACCTGCGCGCCGAACTGCAGGGAAGCCTGCTCAACTAG